The following are from one region of the Amycolatopsis sp. QT-25 genome:
- a CDS encoding trans-aconitate 2-methyltransferase — MWDPVKYLDYADLRARPFHDLVGRIPAGKPRRVADLGCGPGNLTAGLARRWPDAIIEASDSSPEMVEAARSRGVDAQVLDVNDWVPEPDTDVVISNAVLQWVPEHRDLLRRWVDLLPSGATLAFQVPGNFDAPSHALVRALARTEEWASRLADVVLRENEAVDSPLGYGNLLADAGCAVDAWETTYLQRLAGEDAVLEWITGTSLRPVKEALTGAGWDHFRARVARELDEAYPPRPDGTTWFEFRRVFVVATVG; from the coding sequence ATGTGGGATCCGGTCAAGTACCTCGACTACGCCGACCTCCGAGCCCGGCCGTTCCACGACCTCGTCGGACGGATCCCGGCCGGGAAACCCCGCCGGGTCGCCGATCTCGGCTGCGGACCCGGCAACCTGACCGCCGGCCTCGCGCGACGCTGGCCGGACGCGATCATCGAAGCGAGCGACAGCTCACCCGAAATGGTCGAAGCCGCACGCTCGCGCGGCGTCGACGCGCAAGTGCTCGACGTCAACGACTGGGTGCCCGAACCGGACACCGACGTGGTCATCTCGAACGCCGTCCTCCAATGGGTCCCGGAGCACCGGGACCTGCTCCGCCGCTGGGTGGACCTCCTGCCGTCCGGGGCGACGCTCGCGTTCCAGGTCCCCGGCAACTTCGACGCCCCGTCACACGCCCTGGTCCGCGCCCTCGCGCGCACCGAGGAATGGGCTTCACGCCTCGCCGACGTGGTCCTGCGGGAGAACGAGGCCGTCGACAGCCCGCTCGGCTACGGGAACCTGCTCGCCGACGCGGGCTGCGCCGTCGACGCCTGGGAGACGACGTACCTGCAGCGGCTGGCGGGGGAGGACGCCGTACTCGAATGGATCACCGGCACCTCGCTGCGACCGGTGAAGGAGGCTCTCACCGGAGCCGGCTGGGACCACTTCCGCGCGCGGGTCGCCCGCGAACTGGACGAGGCCTACCCGCCGCGCCCCGACGGAACCACCTGGTTCGAGTTCCGGCGCGTCTTCGTGGTTGCCACGGTGGGCTGA
- a CDS encoding helix-turn-helix domain-containing protein: MSDTYTGVPSVLAQDLPRPVPAVEPGSCPVGAVFDRLGDRWSLLVIVLLGGRAHRYNELHRAIEGISQRMLTRTLRALENDHLVARTVHATVPPGVEYDLTPLGRSLLTPVSALADWAVAHAHELRT; this comes from the coding sequence ATGTCCGATACGTACACGGGTGTGCCCTCGGTGCTCGCACAGGACCTGCCGCGCCCGGTGCCGGCCGTCGAACCGGGCTCCTGTCCGGTCGGCGCCGTCTTCGATCGGCTCGGCGACCGCTGGAGCTTGTTGGTCATCGTCCTGCTCGGCGGCCGGGCGCACCGCTACAACGAACTGCACCGTGCGATCGAAGGCATCAGCCAACGCATGCTCACCAGAACCCTGCGTGCGCTGGAGAACGACCATCTCGTCGCGCGCACCGTGCACGCGACCGTTCCGCCCGGCGTCGAGTACGACCTCACGCCCTTGGGACGATCACTGTTGACACCGGTCTCAGCACTGGCCGACTGGGCTGTCGCACACGCCCACGAGCTGCGCACGTAG
- a CDS encoding acyl carrier protein, translating to MATGETGFDDVTYDLVSVQYHALKAGHDYGQYVRDADNAGRSDIADFFRKVMEEDSARAKQCHEFLKDLSGSSESGPAVS from the coding sequence ATGGCCACAGGTGAAACCGGTTTCGACGACGTCACCTACGACCTCGTGTCCGTTCAGTATCACGCGCTGAAGGCTGGTCACGACTACGGGCAGTACGTCCGAGACGCCGACAACGCCGGTCGCTCGGACATCGCCGACTTCTTCCGCAAGGTCATGGAGGAGGATTCGGCGCGCGCCAAACAGTGCCATGAATTCCTGAAGGACCTGTCGGGCAGCTCGGAATCCGGACCAGCCGTCTCCTGA
- a CDS encoding SDR family NAD(P)-dependent oxidoreductase translates to MELYGAKVLVTGATGGIGQALAVELTARGGEVVLTGRRTGLLEPLAERLGGRAIPADLADRDAIEELLNTAGEIDVLVANAALPATGLLADYSLGEIDRALEVNLRAPIVMAKLAGERMAARGRGHLVFISSLSGKTASGQASLYNATKFGMRGFALALREDMRPHNVGVSTVFPGFIRDAGMFADSGATLPRGVGTRSPQDVARATARAVEHNLAEVDVASLGLRLAALIGGTAPSLAAAVQRRMGGDKVTGQLAAGQRYKR, encoded by the coding sequence ATGGAGTTGTACGGCGCGAAGGTGCTGGTGACAGGCGCCACCGGCGGGATCGGGCAGGCGCTGGCGGTCGAACTGACCGCCCGTGGCGGCGAGGTGGTGCTCACCGGGCGCCGTACCGGCCTGCTCGAACCGCTGGCCGAAAGACTGGGCGGCCGGGCCATCCCCGCCGATCTGGCCGACCGGGACGCGATCGAAGAACTGCTGAACACCGCGGGCGAGATCGACGTGCTCGTAGCCAACGCCGCGCTGCCGGCGACGGGCCTGCTCGCCGACTACTCCCTCGGCGAGATCGACCGCGCGCTGGAGGTCAACCTCCGCGCGCCCATCGTGATGGCGAAGCTGGCCGGGGAACGCATGGCCGCCCGCGGCCGCGGTCACCTGGTCTTCATTTCCTCACTGTCCGGGAAGACCGCGTCCGGGCAAGCATCCCTCTACAACGCCACCAAGTTCGGGATGCGCGGCTTCGCCCTCGCGCTCCGCGAGGACATGCGACCGCACAACGTCGGTGTCTCCACGGTGTTCCCCGGCTTCATCCGGGACGCGGGCATGTTCGCCGACTCCGGCGCGACCCTGCCCCGCGGGGTCGGCACCCGGTCACCGCAGGACGTGGCGCGCGCGACCGCGCGCGCCGTCGAGCACAATCTCGCGGAGGTGGACGTGGCGTCACTGGGCCTGCGCCTGGCCGCCCTGATCGGCGGCACCGCGCCCAGCCTGGCCGCCGCCGTCCAGCGCCGCATGGGCGGCGACAAGGTCACCGGCCAGCTCGCCGCAGGCCAGCGCTACAAACGCTGA
- a CDS encoding helix-turn-helix domain-containing protein, with protein MAGFRSRGVGPVDVRAVPHPAVTLVLEFGDGPLVVDNGRGQRGSLVARLAFGGVRVRGGNVECVQVRLSPVVAYTVLGAGSAEPGRAVVALDDLWGRDAARIRERLGEASSWQDRFALADAVLVRRRETGPSVDPEVAWVWDRIAVSRGRARVEELAAEVGWSRKRLWSRFRSQIGVPPKRAARLVRFDHAARGLAAGGDAARVAAEGGYADQSHLHRDVLAFSGVTPAAAAGQVWLAVDKIAWGTFLQDPLP; from the coding sequence ATGGCAGGTTTCCGCAGTCGGGGCGTGGGCCCGGTCGACGTGCGCGCGGTCCCGCACCCGGCCGTCACGCTGGTCTTGGAGTTCGGTGACGGCCCGCTCGTGGTGGACAATGGCCGGGGGCAGCGCGGAAGCCTGGTGGCCAGGCTCGCGTTCGGCGGAGTTCGGGTGCGGGGTGGGAACGTCGAGTGCGTGCAGGTGCGTCTGTCCCCCGTGGTCGCGTACACCGTGCTGGGTGCCGGGTCGGCGGAACCGGGCCGGGCGGTGGTGGCCCTCGACGACCTATGGGGCCGGGACGCGGCACGGATCCGGGAGCGGCTCGGCGAAGCCTCGTCGTGGCAGGACCGTTTCGCCTTGGCGGACGCTGTGCTCGTCCGCCGACGCGAGACGGGGCCGTCGGTGGATCCCGAGGTGGCCTGGGTCTGGGACCGGATCGCCGTCAGCCGTGGCCGGGCGCGGGTCGAGGAACTGGCGGCCGAGGTCGGTTGGAGCCGTAAGCGCCTGTGGTCCAGATTCCGGTCGCAGATCGGCGTGCCTCCCAAGCGCGCCGCGAGGCTGGTCCGCTTCGACCACGCGGCCCGCGGCCTGGCCGCGGGCGGAGACGCGGCCAGGGTCGCGGCGGAAGGCGGGTATGCCGACCAATCCCATCTGCATCGGGACGTCCTGGCGTTCAGCGGCGTGACTCCGGCGGCCGCGGCAGGCCAGGTGTGGCTGGCGGTGGACAAGATCGCCTGGGGAACATTTCTCCAAGACCCGCTTCCGTGA
- a CDS encoding VOC family protein, with amino-acid sequence MNVPDRYRHAAIPHLMVDGAAEAIRFYTKAFGGHELFRIADPEGTIIHAEVSIKGSTIMVGDADEPFKAPDAAGGSTVGLHVYVDDVDAFTDQAVRAGATLLQPPTDMFYGARSAMLKDPFGHVWVFLTHTEDLSAEEITRRGTDLLSTGSLFPH; translated from the coding sequence ATGAACGTTCCCGATCGTTACCGCCATGCCGCCATTCCGCACCTCATGGTGGACGGCGCCGCCGAGGCGATTCGGTTCTACACCAAGGCGTTCGGTGGGCACGAACTGTTCCGTATCGCCGACCCGGAAGGCACCATCATTCATGCCGAGGTCAGCATCAAGGGCTCGACCATCATGGTCGGTGACGCCGATGAACCCTTCAAAGCTCCCGATGCCGCGGGTGGCTCGACGGTGGGTCTGCATGTCTATGTCGATGACGTGGACGCGTTCACCGACCAAGCCGTCCGCGCGGGCGCCACGCTGCTCCAGCCGCCGACCGATATGTTCTACGGAGCCCGGTCGGCCATGCTGAAAGACCCCTTCGGACACGTCTGGGTCTTTCTGACCCATACCGAGGACCTGTCGGCGGAGGAGATCACCCGTCGCGGAACCGACTTGCTCAGCACCGGCAGCTTGTTCCCCCACTGA
- a CDS encoding DUF4037 domain-containing protein, giving the protein MDVTDLRGFFTEQLGAEPDGGLPVSAWLTVPAQVLRELTGGAVFHDGVGLLKPYREHLAWFPDDVWRYVLACQWMRLSQEEPFVGRCGEVGDDLGSAVVTARQVRDVMRLCLLLNRVYPPYSKWLGTAFAALPCARELTPSLSGALAARSWQERERHLSPAYEITAGLHNDLGLTAPLEVSVRYFHDRPFRVLDASRFTDARVSTISDPAVRALPPVGAIDQYVDSTDVTDRGNAALRRRYVAGPAL; this is encoded by the coding sequence GTGGACGTCACGGATCTGCGAGGCTTCTTCACCGAACAGCTCGGCGCCGAGCCGGACGGCGGCCTGCCGGTTTCGGCCTGGCTGACGGTGCCGGCGCAAGTCCTGCGTGAACTGACCGGTGGCGCGGTCTTCCACGACGGGGTCGGCCTGCTGAAGCCTTACCGGGAGCACCTCGCCTGGTTTCCCGACGATGTGTGGCGCTACGTCTTGGCTTGCCAATGGATGCGCTTGTCCCAGGAGGAGCCGTTCGTCGGCCGCTGCGGCGAAGTCGGCGACGACCTGGGCTCGGCCGTGGTCACCGCGCGCCAGGTGCGTGACGTGATGAGGCTGTGCCTGTTGCTGAATCGGGTGTATCCGCCGTACAGCAAGTGGCTGGGCACCGCGTTCGCGGCGCTGCCCTGCGCCCGGGAACTGACTCCTTCTCTCTCCGGCGCGCTGGCCGCGCGAAGCTGGCAGGAGAGGGAACGGCATCTTTCTCCGGCCTACGAGATCACCGCGGGGCTGCACAACGATCTCGGTCTCACCGCGCCGCTGGAGGTGTCGGTCCGGTACTTCCACGACCGGCCGTTCCGGGTCCTCGACGCTTCCCGGTTCACCGACGCGCGTGTCTCGACCATCAGCGACCCAGCCGTCAGGGCGCTGCCGCCGGTCGGTGCGATCGACCAGTACGTCGACAGCACCGATGTGACCGACCGAGGGAACGCGGCCCTGCGCCGTCGCTATGTCGCGGGCCCCGCACTTTGA
- a CDS encoding DJ-1/PfpI family protein — protein sequence MNSAKTTRRTVLTGVAAAAAFGLAPGTAQAETRGPRIGILLYDGFSLLDPTGPAEVLSRLPGATVTMIAEHRGPVRTDTRDVAVLAERSVAEVNRLDVLLVPGAGNRGTIAAMENRVLLDWIRRIHRHTTWTTSVCTGSLILGAAGLLRERATTYWASADYLEKTFGVRYVPERYVQVGKIVTAAGVSAGIDLALHLASLLANEETARGIQLAVEYDPRPPFDSGDAATASPELKALALKLLADSQE from the coding sequence ATGAACAGTGCGAAGACCACGCGCAGAACCGTACTGACCGGCGTCGCGGCGGCCGCGGCGTTCGGCCTCGCCCCCGGTACGGCTCAAGCGGAGACCCGAGGACCGCGGATCGGCATCCTGCTCTACGACGGCTTCAGCCTGCTCGATCCGACCGGCCCGGCCGAGGTGCTGTCCCGGCTTCCCGGCGCGACGGTGACGATGATCGCCGAGCACCGCGGCCCGGTGCGCACGGACACCCGCGACGTCGCGGTGCTGGCGGAACGTTCGGTGGCCGAGGTGAACCGGCTGGACGTGCTGCTGGTTCCCGGCGCCGGCAACCGCGGCACGATCGCCGCCATGGAGAACCGCGTGCTGCTCGACTGGATCCGCCGCATCCACCGGCACACGACCTGGACCACGTCGGTGTGCACCGGATCATTGATCCTCGGCGCGGCCGGGCTGCTCCGCGAACGGGCCACCACGTACTGGGCGTCGGCGGATTATCTGGAAAAGACCTTCGGCGTGCGCTACGTACCCGAGCGGTACGTTCAGGTCGGCAAGATCGTCACCGCCGCAGGCGTTTCCGCCGGCATCGACCTCGCACTCCACCTCGCGTCCCTGCTGGCGAACGAGGAAACCGCCCGCGGTATCCAGCTCGCCGTCGAATACGACCCGCGACCGCCCTTCGACTCCGGCGACGCCGCGACGGCGAGCCCGGAACTCAAGGCGCTCGCACTGAAACTGCTCGCCGATTCGCAGGAGTAG
- a CDS encoding DJ-1/PfpI family protein, with the protein MKPARRVVIVAFDDAQILDVACPSGALEIASSHGATPPYAVELATVDGRITRSSSGIMLAGARRLAEVSGRIDTMLVVGGAGTKTAAADERLLTQVRRLAEGSRRVASVCTGTFVLAAAGLLDDRRVTTHWGYGELLAATFPAVTVDPAPLYLRDGNVFTSAGVISALDLTLALIEDDHGPTLAREVARELVTYLHRPADQAQISTFLAAPPPGNRVVRDLLAYIAAHLAEDLSPSALAARAGVTTRHLNRLFGTHLGRTPARAVRAARTEAAVHLVRSTALPMSAVARRCGFASVETLRTAFRHHYGLTGDTLRRMTDMPRPIGT; encoded by the coding sequence ATGAAGCCGGCGCGCCGGGTGGTGATCGTCGCGTTCGACGACGCGCAGATTCTTGACGTGGCCTGTCCCAGCGGGGCGTTGGAGATCGCGAGCTCGCACGGCGCCACACCGCCCTATGCCGTCGAGCTGGCCACGGTCGACGGGCGGATCACCCGGAGTTCGTCGGGGATCATGCTCGCCGGTGCGCGGCGGCTGGCCGAGGTCTCCGGGCGGATCGACACGATGCTCGTGGTCGGCGGAGCGGGAACGAAGACGGCCGCGGCGGACGAGCGCCTGCTGACGCAGGTGCGCCGACTGGCCGAAGGAAGCAGGCGGGTCGCCTCGGTGTGCACGGGCACGTTCGTGCTGGCGGCCGCCGGACTGCTCGACGACCGGCGGGTCACCACGCATTGGGGCTACGGCGAGTTGCTCGCCGCGACTTTCCCCGCGGTGACGGTGGATCCCGCCCCGCTCTACCTTCGCGACGGCAACGTCTTCACCTCGGCCGGGGTGATCAGCGCGCTGGATCTCACGCTCGCGCTGATCGAGGACGACCACGGTCCGACACTGGCCCGCGAGGTCGCCCGTGAGCTGGTGACGTATCTGCACCGCCCGGCCGATCAAGCGCAGATCAGCACGTTCCTGGCCGCCCCGCCGCCGGGCAACCGGGTCGTGCGGGATCTGCTGGCGTACATAGCCGCGCACCTCGCCGAAGACCTCAGCCCGTCGGCGCTGGCCGCGCGAGCCGGTGTCACCACCCGGCACCTCAACCGTCTGTTCGGCACGCATCTGGGCAGGACCCCGGCCCGCGCGGTGCGAGCGGCCCGGACCGAAGCCGCCGTCCACCTGGTGCGGTCCACCGCGTTGCCGATGTCCGCGGTCGCGCGGCGGTGCGGGTTCGCCTCGGTGGAAACCCTGCGAACGGCGTTCCGCCATCACTACGGGCTCACCGGGGACACACTTCGCAGGATGACGGACATGCCGCGACCCATCGGGACCTGA
- a CDS encoding sigma-70 family RNA polymerase sigma factor: protein MAGHRDTQVTSLADRAPSAEGNAFVAALHAEHRDHLLRFTRGLLPTDPHRAEDVVQECLFRAWRNSETLIEKRIPPRPWLFRVARNLIVDWARRDKARPVVFGDDDFDLLPGDTDFADEVVERCVVEQSLAQLTPIQREALDEVYRRDRTRQRAAASIGVPVGTVKSRVHHATIAMTEVLACSGVTAAGW, encoded by the coding sequence GTGGCAGGCCACCGCGATACTCAGGTGACCTCGCTGGCGGACAGGGCGCCGTCGGCCGAGGGAAACGCTTTCGTGGCGGCGTTGCACGCCGAGCACCGGGACCATCTGCTCCGCTTCACCCGCGGCCTGCTGCCCACCGATCCGCATCGGGCCGAGGACGTCGTGCAAGAGTGCTTGTTCCGCGCGTGGCGCAACAGCGAGACGCTGATCGAGAAGCGTATCCCGCCGCGGCCGTGGCTGTTCAGGGTCGCCCGCAACCTCATCGTCGACTGGGCCCGCCGCGACAAGGCCCGTCCGGTGGTGTTCGGGGACGACGACTTCGACCTGCTGCCGGGCGACACCGACTTCGCCGACGAGGTCGTCGAGCGGTGTGTCGTGGAGCAGAGTTTGGCTCAGCTGACGCCCATCCAGCGCGAAGCACTCGACGAGGTCTACCGGCGCGACCGCACCCGGCAGCGTGCCGCCGCGAGTATCGGTGTGCCGGTGGGGACGGTCAAGTCCCGGGTGCATCACGCGACGATCGCCATGACCGAGGTGCTGGCCTGCAGCGGGGTCACCGCCGCGGGCTGGTGA
- a CDS encoding NB-ARC domain-containing protein, translated as MTNAALGRAATTFKALLKGYRVRAGLTQEELAEGSGVSVRAISDMERGIAKSPQRRTIEALAAPLSLTDEELTGLQKVARQGRAQPVPVPVPAPSGIYESPLIGLLPTDVDDLTGREGVLDALRALSADLRDGGRRSGRVAILSGPPGTGKTTLAVRVAHDLAEEFPDGRLFLKLRGMSAEPANPADVLHQILRSLGVDAVRIPADAEDRAGLCRSLLLDRATLIVLDDAADEAQIRPLLVGGPRCLTLITGRQMLVGLEGASRLPLDVFGEDDAVTLLSTIIGAGRVKRERRAALELVELCGRLPLALRIAGNRLASRPTWPLSRLVDQLRDRSRRLTTLTAGDLDVRSVFELSYRQLSPNAAAVFRRLSLVPAADFSVGAAMTLIEASEEDDAAVFLEELADASLLQTARENGRYQFHDLLRVFATERLAREESAEFVEAAENRLAAWLVRTATAAGRYFHPTDGVSPAPVATPSFDDHSGAGRWLEVELENWLASVKSVAARGEHRQVLDLAEAMHWYSEIGGDASTWYDVFGLAVDAAIALGSKRDEAVHRNYLSWVQASLGDQAEESARMAELAWDAAVEAGDRREQGWARVYLTNAQVRDAGRSTSPKLFDEATRLFEEAGYPLGVHIARTMRASYWYRNGRFDDAAEEFDVCVRYFSQEHGGSRTPVDDTNYAYMLLRSAQNLAALDSFDRALTQCETALGLFRLHGAAMGQARALQQTGRFLRRRGDHANARRRLSEAEGLYERIGLTQAQIDTLCDRAALAEEMGDPAAARADRERAMGLCDRLGRSEGGRLREKLAERLNAS; from the coding sequence ATGACGAACGCCGCCTTGGGCAGGGCAGCCACCACCTTCAAGGCGCTGCTGAAGGGTTACCGCGTTCGCGCCGGGCTCACGCAGGAGGAGCTCGCCGAAGGGTCCGGTGTGAGTGTCCGTGCCATCAGCGACATGGAACGCGGCATCGCCAAAAGCCCGCAACGCCGGACGATCGAAGCACTCGCCGCGCCGCTGTCGTTGACCGACGAGGAGCTCACGGGCCTGCAGAAGGTCGCGAGGCAGGGGCGCGCCCAGCCGGTCCCCGTCCCGGTGCCCGCGCCGTCGGGGATCTACGAATCACCGTTGATCGGCCTGCTGCCGACGGACGTCGACGACCTCACCGGACGCGAAGGCGTTCTCGACGCGTTGCGCGCGCTTTCCGCGGATCTGCGCGACGGCGGACGCCGGTCGGGGCGGGTCGCGATCCTGAGTGGACCTCCCGGCACCGGCAAGACCACGCTCGCCGTCCGGGTGGCGCACGACCTCGCCGAGGAGTTCCCCGACGGCAGGCTCTTCCTGAAGCTGCGCGGCATGTCGGCCGAACCGGCGAACCCGGCGGACGTACTGCACCAGATCCTGCGCTCGCTGGGCGTCGACGCCGTCCGCATCCCGGCCGACGCGGAGGATCGGGCCGGCCTGTGCCGCTCCCTCCTGCTGGACCGGGCCACCCTGATCGTCCTGGACGACGCGGCGGACGAGGCCCAGATCCGTCCGCTGCTGGTCGGCGGACCGCGGTGTCTCACCCTGATCACCGGCCGTCAGATGCTGGTGGGCTTGGAAGGCGCGAGCAGGCTCCCCCTCGACGTGTTCGGCGAGGACGACGCGGTGACCTTGCTGTCGACCATCATCGGGGCGGGCCGGGTCAAGCGGGAGCGGCGGGCCGCGCTGGAGCTGGTCGAACTGTGCGGACGGCTGCCGCTGGCCCTGCGCATCGCGGGCAACCGGCTGGCGAGCCGCCCGACCTGGCCGCTGTCGCGGCTGGTGGACCAGCTCCGGGACCGCAGCAGGAGATTGACCACGCTCACCGCCGGCGATCTCGACGTACGCTCCGTGTTCGAACTGTCGTACCGCCAGCTCAGTCCGAACGCCGCCGCGGTGTTCCGGCGGCTGTCGCTCGTCCCCGCGGCGGACTTCTCCGTGGGGGCCGCGATGACGCTCATCGAAGCCTCCGAGGAGGACGACGCCGCCGTCTTCCTGGAGGAACTGGCCGACGCGAGCCTGCTGCAGACGGCACGGGAGAACGGCCGGTACCAGTTCCACGACCTGCTGCGGGTGTTCGCGACCGAACGGCTCGCCCGCGAGGAGAGCGCTGAATTCGTCGAGGCGGCGGAGAACCGGCTGGCCGCTTGGCTGGTGCGCACCGCGACGGCGGCGGGCCGCTACTTCCACCCGACCGACGGGGTCAGCCCGGCCCCGGTCGCGACGCCGTCGTTCGATGATCACTCCGGAGCGGGCAGATGGCTCGAAGTGGAACTGGAGAACTGGCTCGCTTCGGTCAAGAGCGTCGCCGCTCGCGGGGAACACCGCCAGGTCCTCGACCTGGCCGAGGCCATGCACTGGTACTCGGAGATCGGCGGTGACGCCAGTACCTGGTACGACGTGTTCGGGCTCGCCGTGGACGCGGCCATCGCGCTCGGCAGCAAACGGGACGAGGCGGTGCACCGGAACTATCTGTCCTGGGTGCAGGCTTCCCTGGGCGACCAGGCGGAAGAGTCCGCCCGGATGGCCGAGCTGGCCTGGGACGCCGCGGTGGAGGCGGGCGACCGCCGTGAACAGGGCTGGGCACGGGTGTACCTGACCAACGCCCAAGTCCGCGACGCCGGCCGCTCCACGTCGCCCAAGCTGTTCGACGAAGCGACGCGCCTGTTCGAAGAGGCGGGCTATCCGCTCGGGGTCCACATCGCGCGGACGATGCGGGCTTCGTACTGGTACCGGAACGGCCGGTTCGACGACGCCGCCGAGGAGTTCGACGTCTGTGTCCGCTACTTCTCGCAGGAGCACGGCGGCTCGCGTACTCCAGTGGACGACACCAACTACGCGTACATGCTGCTGCGTTCGGCCCAGAACCTGGCCGCACTCGACTCGTTCGATCGGGCGCTCACCCAGTGCGAGACGGCCCTCGGCCTGTTCCGCCTGCACGGCGCGGCCATGGGCCAGGCCCGCGCGCTCCAGCAGACCGGACGGTTCCTGCGCCGCCGGGGCGACCACGCGAACGCGCGTCGCCGCCTGTCCGAGGCCGAGGGACTCTACGAACGCATCGGGCTGACCCAGGCTCAGATCGACACGCTCTGCGACAGGGCGGCGCTGGCGGAGGAGATGGGCGATCCGGCGGCGGCGCGCGCCGACCGGGAACGCGCGATGGGTCTTTGCGATCGGCTCGGCCGGTCCGAAGGCGGCAGGCTCCGGGAGAAGCTGGCCGAACGTCTCAACGCCTCGTAG
- a CDS encoding WYL domain-containing protein — protein MRADRLVSLVLLLRHRGRLSATTLARELGVSTRTVLRDIEALSAAGVPVYAERGRHGGFALLPGFRTELTGLNHDEALALLIAGSRRGAQAFGLGSALASAMLKVIDALPEGQRDTAAGAARRLLVDPEIDLLSRREAAEEVSDAIVAEVRRAVFAGHKLRIHYAATGRTARWRTVDPIGLVTVRDRGYLLATRAGEDRTYRLSRLRAAEELPEPAQRPDRVDLDRAWQERSTRFRTGGDQVAVLVRVAPGRREELVGTALAVLTEETDEDGRLRLEVTFQDTRHAEWALWRLSTDAEALTPPWLRTSLRDRAAAITSRYEEPS, from the coding sequence ATGCGCGCCGACCGGCTGGTCTCGCTGGTGCTGCTGCTGCGGCACCGCGGCCGGTTGTCCGCGACCACGCTCGCCCGCGAACTGGGGGTCTCCACCCGCACGGTGCTGCGCGACATCGAGGCGTTGTCCGCGGCGGGTGTCCCGGTCTACGCCGAACGTGGCAGGCACGGCGGTTTCGCGTTGCTGCCCGGCTTCCGGACCGAGCTCACCGGGCTGAACCACGACGAGGCGCTCGCGCTGCTGATCGCCGGATCACGGCGCGGCGCGCAGGCGTTCGGCCTCGGCTCGGCGCTCGCCTCCGCCATGCTCAAGGTGATCGACGCGCTGCCGGAAGGCCAGCGGGACACCGCGGCGGGCGCGGCCCGGCGCCTGCTCGTCGACCCGGAGATCGACCTCCTTTCCCGCCGGGAGGCCGCCGAGGAGGTGTCCGACGCGATCGTGGCCGAGGTCCGGCGCGCGGTGTTCGCCGGGCACAAGCTGCGCATCCACTACGCGGCGACGGGGCGGACGGCGCGGTGGCGCACGGTGGACCCGATCGGCCTGGTCACCGTCCGGGACCGGGGTTACCTGCTGGCCACGAGAGCCGGTGAGGACCGCACCTACCGGCTGTCCCGGCTGCGGGCCGCCGAGGAACTTCCCGAACCGGCGCAACGACCGGACCGGGTCGACCTGGACCGGGCCTGGCAGGAGCGCAGCACGCGGTTCCGGACCGGCGGGGACCAGGTCGCCGTGCTGGTGCGGGTGGCCCCGGGGCGGCGGGAAGAGCTGGTGGGCACCGCGCTGGCCGTCCTCACGGAGGAGACCGACGAGGACGGCAGGCTGCGCCTGGAGGTGACCTTCCAGGACACGCGGCACGCGGAATGGGCGTTGTGGCGGCTCTCCACGGACGCCGAAGCCCTGACCCCGCCGTGGTTGCGCACCTCCCTGCGCGACCGCGCCGCCGCGATCACCAGCCGCTACGAGGAGCCGTCCTGA
- a CDS encoding nuclear transport factor 2 family protein, translated as MATEPNDLGRFFIERGNAGDVDGLVALYEPDAVLAFPPGNVATGHAEIRKVYEEFVAAAPELLPGRQHPALAAGDLALTASTLTTGETTIEVARRQPDGSWLWALDQPVFLP; from the coding sequence GTGGCCACCGAGCCGAACGATCTGGGCAGATTCTTCATCGAGCGAGGCAACGCGGGTGATGTCGACGGACTGGTGGCGTTGTACGAACCGGACGCCGTGCTGGCGTTCCCGCCGGGCAACGTCGCGACCGGGCACGCGGAGATCCGCAAGGTGTACGAGGAGTTCGTCGCGGCCGCGCCGGAACTCCTGCCGGGCAGGCAGCATCCGGCGCTGGCGGCAGGCGACCTGGCGCTGACGGCGTCCACGCTGACCACCGGTGAGACGACCATCGAGGTCGCCCGCCGTCAGCCGGACGGATCCTGGCTCTGGGCGCTGGACCAGCCGGTGTTCCTGCCGTAG